The following are encoded together in the Peromyscus leucopus breed LL Stock chromosome 1, UCI_PerLeu_2.1, whole genome shotgun sequence genome:
- the LOC114682331 gene encoding carcinoembryonic antigen-related cell adhesion molecule 3-like isoform X2 produces MEVSFLIPCNGYTPWQGLLLTVSLFTCWHLSTTAQVTIESVPPQVVEGENVLLRANNLPENLLAFSWYKEVRNVNVRIALFALNTNQSVMGPEHSDRETVYSNGSLWLKNVTKKDTGLYTLRTVNRAGKIVSTTTMYFHVYTSLFTCGHRPHSAQPTIESVPPRVAEGGSVLLLVHNLPENLQALYWYKGVIAYKNFEVARHVRAMDSSLQGPAHSGRVLLFRNGSLLLYNVTLKDAGFYTLRTLTTDLKAEVAHVQLQVNTSVSTCSNTPTSTRVTIESVPQYVAEGKSVLLLVHNLPEDLQEFYWYKSVYRTDIFKIAEYNRATSSTIWGPAHSLREIVYTNGSLLIQGITEKDAGLYMLETLNKDYKIEKAFVQLHVNTSVFTNGHPPHSAQPTIESVPPRVAEGGSVLLLVHNLPENIQALYWYKGVIAYKKFEVARHIRAMDSSLQGPAHSGREALFRNGSLLLHNVTLKDAGFYTLRTLTTDLKAEVAHVQLQVNTSVSTCSNSPTSTQVTIESVPQYVAEGKSVLLLVHNLPEDLQEFYWYKSVHRTDIFEIAEYNRATNSTIWGLAHSQREMVYSNGSLLIEGITEKDAGLYMLETLNKDYKIEKAYVQLHVNKPVTQPFIRIIDTTVTVQSFVVLTCFSADPGISIHWIFNNQSLLLSDRMTLSPQNCQLSIYPVRMEDAGEYKCEVSNPVSSKTSLPVILVVKNE; encoded by the exons atggaagtGTCATTTCTGATTCCATGCAATGGCTACACCCCCTGGCAGGGGCTTCTTCTCACAG TCTCCCTTTTCACCTGCTGGCACCTGTCCACCACTGCCCAAGTCACCATTGAATCAGTGCCGCCCCAAGTGGTTGAAGGAGAAAATGTCCTTCTACGTGCCAACAATCTGCCAGAGAATCTTCTAGCTTTCTCCTGGTACAAGGAGGTGAGGAATGTGAACGTCAGAATTGCACTATTTGCACTGAACACTAATCAGAGTGTGATGGGGCCTGAACACAGTGACAGAGAAACAGTGTACAGCAATGGATCCCTGTGGCTGAAAAATGTCACCAAGAAGGACACAGGATTGTATACCCTTCGAACAGTGAACAGAGCTGGAAAAATTGTATCTACAACAACCATGTACTTCCATGTGTACA CCTCCCTTTTCACCTGTGGGCACCGTCCCCACTCTGCCCAGCCCACTATTGAATCAGTGCCACCCAGAGTTGCTGAAGGGGGAAGTGTTCTTCTACTTGTTCACAATCTCCCAGAGAATCTTCAAGCTCTTTACTGGTATAAAGGGGTGATTGCTTACAAGAATTTTGAGGTTGCTCGACATGTAAGAGCCATGGATTCAAGTTTGCAGGGGCCTGCACACAGTGGTAGAGTATTATTATTCAGGAATGGATCCCTGCTACTCTACAATGTCACCTTGAAGGATGCTGGATTCTACACCCTACGAACTCTGACTACAGATCTAAAAGCTGAAGTAGCCCATGTGCAACTCCAGGTGAACA cttctgtttCTACATGCTCTAACACTCCAACCTCCACCCGAGTCACAATCGAATCAGTGCCTCAGTATGTTGCTGAAGGGAAAAGCGTTCTTCTCCTAGTTCATAATCTGCCAGAAGATCTTCAAGAATTTTACTGGTACAAATCAGTGTATAGGACAGACATCTTTAAAATTGCAGAATACAACAGAGCCACAAGTTCCACCATCTGGGGGCCTGCACACAGCCTAAGAGAAATAGTGTACACCAATGGATCCCTGCTGATTCAGGGCATCACTGAGAAAGATGCAGGATTATACATGCTAGAAACTTTGAACAAAGATTACAAAATTGAGAAAGCATTTGTGCAACTCCATGTGAACA cCTCCGTTTTCACCAATGGGCACCCTCCCCACTCTGCCCAGCCCACTATTGAATCAGTGCCACCCAGAGTTGCTGAAGGGGGAAGTGTTCTTCTACTTGTTCACAATCTCCCAGAGAATATTCAAGCTCTTTACTGGTACAAAGGGGTGATTGCATACAAGAAGTTTGAGGTTGCTCGACACATAAGAGCCATGGATTCAAGTTTGCAGGGGCCTGCACACAGTGGTAGAGAAGCATTGTTCAGGAATGGATCCCTGCTGCTCCACAATGTCACCTTGAAGGACGCTGGATTCTACACCCTACGAACTCTGACTACAGATCTAAAAGCTGAAGTAGCCCATGTGCAACTCCAGGTGAACA cctCCGTTTCTACATGCTCTAACTCTCCAACCTCCACCCAAGTCACAATCGAATCAGTGCCTCAGTATGTTGCTGAAGGGAAAAGCGTTCTTCTCCTAGTTCATAATCTGCCAGAAGATCTTCAAGAATTTTACTGGTACAAATCAGTGCATAGGACAGACATTTTTGAAATTGCAGAATACAACAGGGCCACAAATTCCACCATCTGGGGACTTGCACACAGCCAAAGAGAAATGGTGTACAGCAATGGATCCCTGCTGATCGAGGGCATCACTGAGAAAGATGCAGGATTATACATGCTAGAAACTTTGAACAAagattataaaattgaaaaagcaTATGTGCAACTCCATGTGAACA AGCCTGTGACACAGCCCTTCATTCGAATCATTGACACCACAGTGACAGTACAAAGCTTTGTGGTCCTCACTTGCTTCTCAGCTGACCCTGGAATCTCCATCCATTGGATCTTCAATAACCAGAGTCTGCTGCTCTCAGATAGGATGACACTGTCCCCCCAAAATTGCCAACTCAGCATTTATCCTGTCAGGATGGAGGATGCTGGAGAGTATAAATGTGAGGTCTCCAACCCAGTCAGTTCAAAGACTAGTCTCCCAGTCATCCTGGTCGTGAAGAATGAGTAA